A genomic window from Pecten maximus chromosome 2, xPecMax1.1, whole genome shotgun sequence includes:
- the LOC117343131 gene encoding protein qua-1-like — protein MISDRRSHRARGLDLARGDGRSHRARGLDLARGDRRSHRARGLDLARGDRRSHRARGLDLARGDRRSHRARGLDLARGDRRSHRARGLDLARGDGRSHRARGLDLARGDGRSHRARGLDLARGDGRSHRARGLDLARGDGRSHRARGLDLARGDGRSHRARRLDLARGDRRSHRARGLDLARGDGRKEIEGVTELEDLDLARGDGRSHRARGLDLARGDRRNHRARGLDLARGDGRSHRARGLDLARGDGRSHRARGLDLARGDGRSHRARGLDLARGDGRSHRARGLDLARGDRRSHRARGLDLARGDGRSHRARGLDLARGDGRSHRARGLDLARGDGRSHRARGLDLARGDGRSHRARGLDLARGDGRSHRARGLDLARGDGRSHRARGLDLARGDRRSHRARGLDLARGDGRSHRARGLDLARGDGRSHRARGLDLARGDGRSHRARGLDLARGDGRSHRARGLDLARGDGRSHRARGLDLARGDRRSHRARGLDLARGDRRSHRARGLDLARGDVDMYS, from the exons ATGATTTCTGATCGAAGGAGTCACAGAGCTAGAGGACTAGATCTAGCTAGAGGAGATGGAAGGAGTCACAGAGCTAGAGGACTAGATCTAGCTAGAGGAGATCGAAGGAGTCACAGAGCTAGAGGACTAGATCTTGCTAGAGGAGATCGAAGGAGTCACAGAGCTAGAGGACTAGATCTAGCTAGAGGAGATCGAAGGAGTCACAGAGCTAGAGGACTAGATCTAGCTAGAGGAGATCGAAGGAGTCACAGAGCTAGAGGACTAGATCTAGCTAGAGGAGATGGAAGGAGTCACAGAGCTAGAGGACTAGATCTAGCTAGAGGAGATGGAAGGAGTCACAGAGCTAGAGGACTAGATCTAGCTAGAGGAGATGGAAGGAGTCACAGAGCTAGAGGACTAGATCTAGCTAGAGGAGATGGAAGGAGTCACAGAGCTAGAGGACTAGATCTAGCTAGAGGAGATGGAAGGAGTCACAGAGCTAGAAGACTAGATCTAGCTAGAGGAGATCGAAGGAGTCACAGAGCTAGAGGACTAGATCTAGCTAGAGGAGATGGAAGGA AGGAGATCGAAGGAGTCACAGAGCTAGAGGACTTAGATCTAGCTAGAGGAGATGGAAGGAGTCACAGAGCTAGAGGACTAGATCTAGCTAGAGGAGATCGAAGGAATCACAGAGCTAGAGGACTAGATCTAGCTAGAGGAGATGGAAGGAGTCACAGAGCTAGAGGACTAGATCTAGCTAGAGGAGATGGAAGGAGTCACAGAGCTAGAGGACTAGATCTAGCTAGAGGAGATGGAAGGAGTCACAGAGCTAGAGGACTAGATCTAGCTAGAGGAGATGGAAGGAGTCACAGAGCTAGAGGACTAGATCTAGCTAGAGGAGATCGAAGGAGTCACAGAGCTAGAGGACTAGATCTAGCTAGAGGAGATGGAAGGAGTCACAGAGCTAGAGGACTAGATCTAGCTAGAGGAGATGGAAGGAGTCACAGAGCTAGAGGACTAGATCTAGCTAGAGGAGATGGAAGGAGTCACAGAGCTAGAGGACTAGATCTAGCTAGAGGAGATGGAAGGAGTCACAGAGCTAGAGGACTAGATCTAGCTAGAGGAGATGGAAGGAGTCACAGAGCTAGAGGACTAGATCTAGCTAGAGGAGATGGAAGGAGTCACAGAGCTAGAGGACTAGATCTAGCTAGAGGAGATCGAAGGAGTCACAGAGCTAGAGGACTAGATCTAGCTAGAGGAGATGGAAGGAGTCACAGAGCTAGAGGACTAGATCTAGCTAGAGGAGATGGAAGGAGTCACAGAGCTAGAGGACTAGATCTAGCTAGAGGAGATGGAAGGAGTCACAGAGCTAGAGGACTAGATCTAGCTAGAGGAGATGGAAGGAGTCACAGAGCTAGAGGACTAGATCTAGCTAGAGGAGATGGAAGGAGTCACAGAGCTAGAGGACTAGATCTAGCTAGAGGAGATCGAAGGAGTCACAGAGCTAGAGGACTAGACCTAGCTAGAGGAGATCGAAGGAGTCACAGAGCTAGAGGACTAGATCTAGCTAGAGGAGACGTCGACATGTACAGTTAG